The proteins below come from a single Amphiura filiformis chromosome 15, Afil_fr2py, whole genome shotgun sequence genomic window:
- the LOC140171902 gene encoding sodium/hydrogen exchanger 9B2-like has protein sequence MGGNCVSTSYSTKEPAPEPATPAQTPTTDKPGQISKNGKGWGHDTSMCPDDPGYPPDSPGAEKELEWDGLQMGMNEHGSYMVLDKEEPELYNPPSRLRDENETEENGLCKRCKDSFERSFRPCLAKHNRLSQNPTCCQRFRYMFLCPPHGVLSRWLTLGLIAFLIWAVLWSITGSETLPGGNLFGLYVLIVCCFMGGWLIAKIYLPPLLGMLIAGFLLKNIPVINVAADIYPSWSMALRNIALVVILVKAGIGINATALKRLSGVCFRLAVFPCTLEACLVAAMAYGIIDFAWDWAFMLGFVIAAVSPAVVVPSMLLLQEKGYGTRKGIPTLAIASASCENVYAISAHGIVLGISFSTGNLIFNIFRGPLEMIIGVTFGVVAGLILWYIPDVKQSAIAWKRFLLVLCGGLFALFGSKVIEFPGAGALGCLILAFVAAQGWQRNKEPVKKLVGIVWIFFEPILFGLIGAEVTLEYLNPSLIGFGILIIGVGVTFRVAIAGISVQWAGLNFKERLFIALAWLPKATVQAAIGGIALDEARRLGAGEEAERQGEQLLTLAVLSIVITAPIGAIAIALGGPKFLQKSSGESDSGITEDHLSAAGSKKDVEACKEADAELQSPVEEKQGNSQENGKALTSEGDGQKSDQATEV, from the exons ATGGGTGGCAACTGTGTATCTACCTCGTATTCAACCAAAGAACCAGCCCCCGAACCAGCCACACCCGCCCAGACACCAACAACAGACAAACCAGGACAGATATCTAAGAATGGCAAAGGCTGGGGACATGACACCAGTATGTGCCCAGATGATCCCGGCTATCCACCGGACAGTCCCGGCGCAGAGAAAGAATTGGAATGGGATGGGTTACAGATGGGGATGAACGAACATGGAAGTTATATGGTGTTAGATAAAGAGGAGCCGGAATTGTACAATCCACCTAGTCGGCTCAGAGATGAGAATGAGACGGAGGAGAACGGATTGTGTAAACGATGCAAGGATTCGTTCGAGAGGTCATTTCGGCCGTGTTTAGCAAAGCATAACAGACTAAGTCAGAATCCAACATGCTGCCAGAGATTTAGATACATGTTCTTATGTCCACCGCACGGTGTATTATCACGCTGGCTTACGCTAGGGCTTATAGCGTTCCTTATTTGGGCAGTTCTGTGGTCTATAACAGGATCAGAAACATTACCGGGAGGAAATTTATTTGGATTGTATGTACTTATTGTGTGCTGCTTTATGGGAGGATGGCTTATAGCAAAGATTTATTTGCCGCCTCTTTTAG GTATGCTGATAGCTGGTTTCTTACTCAAAAACATTCCCGTCATCAATGTCGCAGCTGACATCTATCCATCCTGGTCCATGGCGTTACGCAACATTGCCTTGGTCGTCATCTTAGTCAAAGCAGGGATTGGCATCAATGCCACGGCCCTCAAACGGCTAAGCGGGGTATGTTTTCGACTCGCTGTGTTCCCGTGCACCTTGGAGGCGTGTCTCGTTGCTGCAATGGCATATGGTATTATAGACTTTGCTTGGGATTGGGCTTTCATGTTAGG TTTTGTTATTGCCGCTGTATCTCCTGCCGTTGTTGTACCTTCCATGCTGCTGCTACAAGAGAAAGGTTATGGTACACGGAAAGGAATACCAACCCTGGCCATAGCATCGGCTAGCTGTGAGAATGTCTATGCCATCAGTGCCCATGGCATTGTGTTAGGAATCTCATTTTCTACAG GTAActtgattttcaacatttttcgtGGTCCGTTGGAGATGATAATAGGTGTTACATTCGGAGTAGTAGCTGGTCTAATTCTCTGGTATATACCTGATGTTAAACAG tcTGCCATTGCTTGGAAGAGATTTTTACTGGTGCTTTGTGGTGGATTATTTGCCTTATTTGGAAGTAAAGTAATTGAGTTCCCTGGAGCTGGTGCTTTGGGATGTCTCATATTGGCATTTGTAGCTGCACAAGGATGGCAGAGGAATAAG GAACCGGTGAAAAAATTAGTTGGTATTGTGTGGATTTTCTTTGAACCCATTCTTTTTGGTCTTATTGGTGCTGAGGTAACTCTGGAATACTTGAATCCTTCTCTTATAG GGTTTGGCATACTTATCATCGGGGTTGGCGTAACATTTAGGGTAGCAATTGCTGGTATATCTGTGCAGTGGGCAGGACTCAATTTCAAGGAAAGATTATTCATTGCACTTGCTTGGCTTCCAAAAGCAACAGTACAG GCCGCTATTGGTGGTATTGCATTGGACGAAGCAAGGAGACTGGGTGCTGGAGAAGAGGCCGAGAGGCAAGGCGAACAG TTACTGACATTAGCCGTCCTGTCAATAGTCATCACTGCTCCCATCGGTGCCATAGCCATTGCCTTGGGAGGCCCTAAATTCCTCCAAAAATCATCAGGAGAAAGTGACAGCGGCATAACAGAAGACCATTTATCAGCCGCAGGCTCCAAGAAAGATGTCGAAGCTTGTAAGGAAGCAGATGCTGAACTCCAATCTCCAGTGGAAGAGAAGCAGGGAAATTCACAAGAAAATGGAAAGGCTTTAACGTCAGAGGGGGATGGACAGAAATCAGATCAGGCAACGGAGGTGtga